DNA from Pomacea canaliculata isolate SZHN2017 linkage group LG9, ASM307304v1, whole genome shotgun sequence:
GGTGTAAACAGGACACACAGGTGGGCCATCCGTCATGTTGTTCTCTTGTCCTCCCCTCCTACTGTGAAGGAGGTACAAGGTTCTTTCCCACTTCGATCCCCTCTGGGTGAGTGAAACAGGTAGGGGGATGAGAGGACAAGGACCTGCTCCTGTCCACCATTTTCACCATAATAACTGACTCAGCTATGTTGTCCCCACAATGAATGAACAAGCCCTGTTACAATCACATTACTGCTTATAGTATTGTACACCTCACCTAAAGATGCACATACTGCACTGCACCTGCATACAGTCAGTCTCTCGCATTTAACAACATTTGTGTCACAGGTGTGGTCTACCTGGAGTCTCTCATCCTTTGTTTATTAATGACACTCAGCTGCACCAGACATGCCAATCTGACTTTCATTATCTGATACACTGACAGCTTCCAGTTCTGATGTAAAAgcactttgaaagaaaatgatatatttaatatttcttctttgattgcCTAAAAATCTagcatacacacaaaattgcAGACACAGCCATGCACTCACATGCAAGAGACAATAGAAGCAGTTCTTTTCGTGGTTCATGTGAGAAAGTTTCTATACTGCTGACACCTGTTACTGCCCGCACGagtaaaatgagtttttttttttttttgctagctCACGTAAGTAAAATTTTAAGACGAATCctaacatttacatttaagaCAATTTGTCGGATattataagttaaaaaaaaatattagttttgcCCAGGGATACGTTGGTGTAAGTACCATAAAACTACTTgctacattttgaaatttctctCGACTTGGTTGTTGTAATTTACTTCTTCTTGTCAGTCCTTGTTCTGTTCTTTAGCCCCTTCACAAAGGCACATGCTGCTGTCCCCACTGCCAACCAAATATTCTCTACTCCACTATGAACATGACATCTAGATTGTCAtgactatcacacacacacacgcacgcacagaagCATAGTTTGTGTAGGTGTGTTTaagtgtatgtatttatatgtgtcatgtgtgtttgtttgtgggtttgttAACCTTATCAAATGTATGTGCTTGCACGTGATTAAATCTTTTCATAAGAATCTGTTTATCAAAAACTGTATTTCGCCTTTCTGAAGCGGAACTAAGGTGACTGTAGGCTCTGCTCCTCTTCTTGCCGTACATTTAACACGGAACTGAGGCCAGTGTTCCCCCAACTTATGTGGCTGCTGTAAACTACTTTAAGTATGTTGTTATTGACAGTGTCCCTATTGCCTCCTAAACATTTCCTTGGAAAACATTTCCATGTGCGCATCTGCCACCGAGTAAGTGGTTTCTGCGTCTTCTCCTTTTCGGCAAGATGGAAACCAGCGCACTGCTTTTATCGCTAAGtactcaaaattattttgacagTCATTCAAAGAATGTTTCTAATCTTTATTTAAGACATGGAAACTAATTACACGCAGGCCAGGGATGTTGCAGGAGAGCGGAAACACACTTCAGTGGTTATCTTGACACGGCCATAGATACTGTCAGCTGGCAGCTGATCAAAATGTTGATGATAAGCCACAGAGGAACCCGTTCTGTGTCTGCTTAAATCTTTAAGATGACAGCTTGAGTGTTTACTATGATGTATAGGAAAATTCTGTTGGAGTAATAACCACCAGGCAGGAATCAAGGGAAGCTACTAGTACTCAGCGGTATCGACGCGCTGGttaattacttcccttgaaacTAATTATTGGCACAAATTCCTTCCACCAACCTTCCTGCTTGTGTTTCTCTGAATCCTTAAATACTTTAGCGCTTTTACAGAGTACACACAAGATATTAAAAAGGTTGACATCAATTGCATTTGCTTTCTCTCATTTCTAAAGAACTGTGATTGATCTACACATCAAATAATTTGTATAAGCGATAAATTATGTCAGAAAAGAACCTTCACAAACATTAGCCTTTTCGATGTCATGTGATTGtggttaatttaatttaatgagCTACATTTAATTCAGTTTAACCCACACACTAATAATGCCCCACACTTCATGATtgtatttgggtttttttcaatgCCTTTcgattttgctttgttgtctggccaatgttgttattgtttcatCCTTTAATGGGATTTAATTTGTTAAATAACGGCGAGACTTTATAATAGCCTGATTAAATAGAATGCAAAGACCCACAAGAATATTAATTTTCGATTTTCCTCTATAGCGGTCGGCACTTTGGCAATGCTTTCATTGCTTATGCCAGTAAATTAAAtcattttgtattattacaAGAGCTTTAACAAGAGCGGCCTGTTTTAGTGTTGTCTACTGACCTATGAACTTCGCGTGGAATAGATCAAGATGAAATAccacaacaagaaaacaaacagcgaaataaaaacaagtcaaacacatttaatttcttCATTCTTGCTGCATTATACCGGTCAGATACAGACATCAGCTATTTGTTATTCATACTTACAGCCAGTATCAAATTTAGACTGGAACTGTAGCAGGTGGAtatatttgtgtcatttttgttatttacttttttaatagcAAACGGAACCTGATCTTAAATGTCCCAAACATCAGTAAAACAGTCAACGTGGGTTTTAGTTGTATTCAGAAATAATAACGGATACACAGTCATTGTTGAGGATGACTGCAGGTAGAGGATTCTGGACAGCTTCAAATCAGGGTTTGTTTTCATCTTCAACCCTTAGTAACTTGCTGAACATGTAAAGTATTGCATCAAAATGTTGGCCGTCAGGACAGAAAGAGGTTTGAGTTGACCACACAAGTACACCGAAAACAAGGAATACAACATTTATTTAGAGAGCAGCATGAAGTAAGTGAACTACACACCTGCGATGCAGTAAGACGATTGTGCATTGAAATATTGGCCGTCTGGACACAAAGAGATTTCCGTTTGCACCCCTGAAGTGCACCGGAAGTACAGGTTTGTTCTGTTGGTGCCGTCATCCGGGTACAAGCCATCAGGACGACCCGTGCAGTTGAGAAAGAAGCCGTTGTGCTCCCTTGGTATTTCATACAGACTTGCACATCTATTAAGGTCTGGCGAGAAATactgcaataaaaacaacatcgCTAGAATTTCACCTGAAGCATAATCTGATGAATGAGAATAGTCACTCAATGTAGgccttacaaaaataaaatagaatagtACAAGACACAGCACTCACCTTCATTTACTTGTATAAAAATCTGTGTACTTATAGACCTGGACAGTTTTTCTTTACTCATCTTTTCTACCTCtgattttatcttttctgtcttcctcgactagttatttacttttttccctccaCTAATCTCTAAAGAATGTTGTTCTGCGTTTCCATATACAGTCTGCTAACGTAGGGTAggattattttgtgtttttcgtATGATTTATCTGTTTAACATTCAGCCAGTAATTTGTTGAGCATTCACTTATGTTGACAAGTCTGTGGTCATCACAAATAGAAAAGTAGTAAGACCAGTGTTTGGCAACGAATCCTTTGTGTCTTCCTCTATTAGTTGTTTTAGATTAGACTAGTTGTTTTCTCCAGtaattacaaacaaacattgttCAGCGTTTCCACTTAAAGtttgttaaagttttgtttatattaagaTTGCTTTTGTGTACTTTCTATGATGTACCTCCTGAACATTCAGCCTTGGATGTGTTGAACATCTACCGATGTCGGCAAGTCGCTGgtctttacaaataataaagtaCGGAGACCACTCTCTGTATTTGAAGACATTCTCGCCATCAGGCAGGCCCCTGCAGCTCGGCCACCGATTTTCACAAAGACAACGACCAGTCTGGCACCGGAGTCGGTCGTACTCACCTGGCGACAAAATGGCCGCGATTAGAGGTCGAAAAGGGGAAATGAaagaacagctttaaaaaaaaaaactttcaaacgTAGATGAATACATTATGTTGACATGTAAATTGTAAACATTGAAGGAAAATGTCATTAGGGAGAATGGTCTTTCATAAGTAATATTCATGATTAAAATGACATTCATATGAAACagtttacttgaaaaaaaatcgtttttttcaatttattttataatgtgtAATATAATATTGTTCTTACATTGGCCTAGAGGCTGGAACCTGTGTCCACACCGCACGTTAGGGTAGTCCTCACATCGCATGGTGACGTCATTGAACAGCTGCGGAAAGGGGCATTCGAACCGGTAAAAGTCGTCTGAGTCCGGACCGGACACTGGGGGGAAGTAGATGAGAGTTGAGTGTCCAGTGCAGTTGTAGAACTGATGGCAGTTGGTCGGGTGAGGGAAGAATGCAGTGGAGTAGTTCGTGCATATTGTGACCACGGAatctgcaaacattttcagttaGTGTCTACAGTTGACAGACATTTCCACAATATGTAATCTGTAGCAACAAATGAATACTTTACCTACCATTACCTATTCTCTAAGAAGCCACCACCGTTTAAGCTGCAACGACGACTACAACA
Protein-coding regions in this window:
- the LOC112572216 gene encoding uncharacterized protein LOC112572216 — encoded protein: MESSFFIAGTFLVFISLVQGQSICTSLFGVLPHPTDCSGYIECVGGQPVQRRCPTDRVFSSLLDDCVFPWDTNADLCPRKQDSVVTICTNYSTAFFPHPTNCHQFYNCTGHSTLIYFPPVSGPDSDDFYRFECPFPQLFNDVTMRCEDYPNVRCGHRFQPLGQCEYDRLRCQTGRCLCENRWPSCRGLPDGENVFKYREWSPYFIICKDQRLADIGRCSTHPRLNVQEVHHRKYTKYFSPDLNRCASLYEIPREHNGFFLNCTGRPDGLYPDDGTNRTNLYFRCTSGVQTEISLCPDGQYFNAQSSYCIAGV